A DNA window from Rhizobium jaguaris contains the following coding sequences:
- a CDS encoding SMP-30/gluconolactonase/LRE family protein, whose translation MNETIATGLRQPEAPVALTDGRIALVETDDSRRCLTMIAGGIRREICRIGGRPTGLAVDGDNCFWVAGGPENSLVRLSAEGRTLQVIEGGKDGPFLYPNDLAFGPAGLLYMTDSGVRVSDLLEGSDINPDFFQAPYNGRVYQIDPAEGRVQRVLATGLLYANGIAFGPDGLLYYSETLTGKIYRQVVGGRQELFAQVMPTPAVKALCGPAGMAFDRSGMLYCTIYGQGEICMIDPTGKIAGRIRTNGARPGNIAFTLDGKYALITEQENGALERITAPRPGLPLHMPSI comes from the coding sequence ATGAATGAGACGATCGCCACCGGATTGCGCCAACCTGAGGCGCCGGTAGCCCTGACGGATGGGCGTATCGCGCTTGTGGAGACAGACGACAGTCGTCGTTGCCTGACGATGATCGCCGGAGGTATCCGACGTGAAATCTGCCGGATCGGCGGCCGACCGACCGGACTTGCGGTCGACGGCGACAATTGTTTCTGGGTGGCGGGTGGCCCGGAAAACTCCCTTGTCCGGCTCTCTGCCGAAGGCCGCACCTTGCAAGTGATCGAAGGCGGTAAAGACGGCCCGTTTCTCTACCCGAACGACCTGGCCTTCGGTCCCGCCGGCCTGCTCTATATGACCGATTCCGGCGTCCGTGTCTCCGACCTGCTCGAAGGCTCCGACATCAATCCCGATTTCTTCCAGGCGCCCTATAACGGCCGCGTCTATCAGATCGACCCTGCAGAGGGTCGGGTGCAGCGCGTGCTGGCGACCGGCTTGCTCTATGCCAACGGCATAGCGTTCGGGCCGGACGGACTGCTTTACTACAGCGAGACATTGACCGGGAAAATCTATCGCCAGGTCGTCGGCGGCCGGCAGGAACTGTTTGCGCAGGTCATGCCGACGCCGGCTGTGAAGGCGCTGTGCGGGCCGGCCGGTATGGCCTTTGATCGCAGCGGTATGCTTTATTGCACGATTTACGGGCAAGGCGAGATCTGCATGATCGATCCCACCGGAAAGATTGCCGGCCGTATCCGCACCAATGGCGCGCGACCGGGCAATATCGCTTTCACCCTTGATGGCAAATATGCGCTTATCACCGAGCAGGAAAATGGTGCTTTGGAGAGAATAACGGCGCCGCGCCCAGGGCTGCCGTTGCACATGCCGTCCATCTGA
- the secD gene encoding protein translocase subunit SecD has product MRTSPWLVILYTVIIVLGLFIALPNALPPSVLSKVPSWLPHSQVSLGLDLRGGSYLVLEVDEKDLTNGRLQSLLQDSRRVLRDKNIQTRSIVRNGDQIIVTLTDPSQSNDAVTQLRTLANTISSGLSAGQSDLTITPNGSAIAMSFSPAGIASNVDSAVQQSLEVIRKRVDQVGVAEPTIQRVGPNRVLVQLPGAQDPSRLRELLGSTAKMSFHLLADNVDPNNPGPGVTILKDDEGRSYPVLDRIELAGDRLTDARVSFDPNTHEPLVTFRFDSAGANRFAEITRENVGKPFAIVLDNKVLSAPNIREPITGGSGQISGNFTADSATTLAALLRAGALPAKLTVIEERTVGADLGSDAIQKGIYSGLIGFVLVAAFIFVLYGTWGILANVALLIHTILTFSALTLVGATLTLPGIAGVVLGIGLAVDANVLINERIREETRKGRGAFAAIDNGFKKAYSTIIDGNMTALIAAAILFYFGSGPVRGFAVTMGLGLIISMFTSVAFVRVVMIAITRRRKLKVLNIRPLIPFSPYDKHIQFMKARFFGVTVSAILSIASVVLFIHPGLNYGVDFRGGIQMSVRTKDAADLSTFRAGLNTLGLGEIALQSFGDNSSLLVRAQRQDGGEEAQTAAVTKLKAEIIKIDPTATIEGTDVIGPKVSGELAWAGILSVVIASLAMLFYIWFRFEWPFAVGAIVTLVLDVTKAIGFFAITGLDFNLTAIAAILTLVGYSVNDKVVVYDRMRENMRLYKSMPLRDIIDKSINETLARSLYTNATAFLALVPMAIWGGSAVSSFAIPMVFGILVAGASSVFIAAPILLFLGDWRRRHAKAVANDAKPDDKSGKDNKQIPAAE; this is encoded by the coding sequence ATGCGCACCTCACCATGGCTGGTGATCCTCTATACCGTGATCATCGTGCTTGGCCTTTTCATTGCCCTGCCGAACGCGCTTCCGCCGTCGGTTCTCAGTAAGGTCCCGTCCTGGCTGCCGCATAGCCAGGTTTCCCTCGGCCTCGACCTTCGCGGCGGCTCCTACCTCGTCCTCGAAGTCGACGAGAAGGACCTGACCAACGGCCGGCTGCAATCGCTGCTGCAAGATTCGCGCCGTGTCTTGCGCGACAAGAACATCCAGACCCGTTCGATCGTCCGCAATGGCGACCAGATCATCGTCACGTTGACCGATCCGTCGCAGAGCAACGATGCGGTGACGCAGTTGCGGACCCTCGCAAACACGATCTCGTCCGGCCTCTCCGCCGGCCAGTCCGACCTGACGATTACGCCGAATGGCAGCGCGATTGCCATGTCCTTCTCGCCGGCCGGCATTGCCAGCAACGTCGATTCCGCCGTCCAGCAGAGCTTGGAAGTCATTCGCAAGCGCGTCGACCAGGTAGGCGTCGCCGAACCGACCATCCAGCGCGTCGGCCCCAACCGCGTCCTCGTGCAGCTTCCGGGCGCACAGGACCCGTCTCGCCTGCGCGAACTGCTCGGCTCGACCGCGAAGATGTCCTTCCATCTGCTCGCCGACAATGTCGACCCGAACAATCCCGGCCCCGGCGTCACCATTCTGAAGGACGACGAAGGCCGCAGCTATCCGGTTCTCGACCGCATCGAGCTCGCCGGCGACCGCCTTACCGACGCCCGCGTCAGCTTCGATCCGAACACGCATGAGCCGCTCGTCACCTTCCGCTTCGACAGTGCCGGCGCCAACCGCTTCGCTGAAATCACCCGTGAAAATGTCGGCAAGCCCTTCGCCATCGTTCTCGACAACAAGGTACTGAGCGCACCGAACATTCGCGAGCCGATCACCGGCGGTTCGGGCCAGATCTCAGGCAATTTCACCGCCGATAGCGCAACGACGCTCGCAGCCCTGCTGCGCGCCGGCGCTCTGCCAGCCAAGCTCACCGTCATCGAAGAGCGCACGGTCGGCGCCGACCTCGGCAGCGACGCGATCCAGAAGGGTATCTATAGCGGCCTGATCGGCTTCGTCTTGGTTGCCGCCTTCATCTTCGTGCTCTACGGCACCTGGGGGATTCTCGCGAATGTTGCACTGCTCATCCACACGATCCTGACCTTCTCGGCCCTGACGCTTGTCGGCGCCACGCTGACGCTGCCGGGCATCGCCGGCGTCGTCCTTGGTATCGGCCTTGCGGTTGATGCCAACGTTCTCATCAACGAGCGCATCCGCGAAGAAACCCGCAAGGGCCGCGGCGCCTTCGCGGCCATCGATAACGGCTTCAAGAAGGCTTATTCGACGATTATCGACGGCAACATGACGGCCCTGATCGCCGCCGCCATCCTGTTCTACTTCGGCTCCGGCCCGGTTCGCGGCTTTGCCGTGACTATGGGTCTCGGCCTCATTATCTCGATGTTCACCTCCGTCGCCTTCGTACGCGTCGTGATGATCGCCATCACCCGTCGCCGCAAGCTGAAGGTGCTCAACATCAGGCCGCTGATCCCCTTCAGCCCTTATGACAAGCACATCCAGTTCATGAAGGCCCGCTTCTTTGGCGTCACCGTCTCGGCGATCCTATCGATCGCCTCGGTGGTCCTGTTCATCCATCCGGGCCTCAACTACGGCGTCGATTTCCGAGGCGGCATCCAGATGTCGGTCAGAACCAAGGACGCGGCCGATTTATCTACGTTCCGCGCGGGCCTGAACACGCTCGGCCTCGGCGAAATCGCACTGCAGTCCTTCGGCGACAACAGCAGCCTCCTTGTCCGCGCACAGCGCCAGGACGGCGGCGAAGAGGCGCAGACAGCCGCGGTCACCAAGCTCAAGGCAGAAATCATCAAGATCGACCCAACCGCGACCATCGAAGGCACGGATGTCATCGGTCCGAAGGTTTCGGGCGAGCTTGCCTGGGCCGGCATCCTGTCGGTCGTGATCGCCAGCCTGGCGATGCTGTTCTACATCTGGTTTCGTTTCGAATGGCCATTCGCGGTCGGCGCCATCGTCACTCTGGTACTCGACGTCACCAAGGCGATCGGCTTCTTCGCGATCACCGGCCTCGATTTCAACCTGACGGCCATCGCCGCTATCCTGACGCTGGTCGGTTACTCGGTGAACGACAAGGTCGTGGTCTATGACCGTATGCGTGAAAACATGCGGCTCTACAAGTCGATGCCGCTGCGCGACATCATCGACAAGTCGATCAACGAGACCCTGGCGCGAAGCCTCTATACCAACGCCACCGCCTTCCTGGCGCTGGTGCCGATGGCGATCTGGGGCGGCAGCGCTGTCTCCAGCTTCGCGATCCCGATGGTGTTCGGCATACTTGTCGCTGGCGCCTCGTCGGTCTTCATCGCCGCTCCGATCTTGCTGTTCCTCGGCGATTGGCGCCGCCGCCATGCCAAGGCGGTCGCCAACGACGCCAAGCCGGACGACAAGTCCGGCAAGGACAACAAGCAGATCCCTGCAGCCGAATAA
- the ybaL gene encoding YbaL family putative K(+) efflux transporter, with translation MPHDTPLISTIVMGLVLAFIFGAIANRFKMPPLVGYLLAGVLAGPHTPGFVADQSLAPELAEIGVILLMFGVGLHFSLKDLLSVRGIAVPGAIVQIGFATLLGWGLGAAMGWPLGGNLVFGLALSVASTVVLLKALQERRLIESDRGKIAVGWLIVEDLAMVLVLVLIPAAASISGHGTPEPLSAGLNRMLGLDLGITGIVAMTLLKVAAFVGLMLVFGRRIIPWILHLIAHTGSRELFRLGVLAIALGVAFGAAKLFGVSLALGAFFAGMILSESELSHRAAQESLPLRDAFAVLFFVSVGMLFDPNILIDNPLPLLATVFIIVVGKSVAAFFIVLAFGKPVSTALTISASLAQIGEFSFILAALGVELGLLPAEGRDLILGGAIISIILNPVVFIACDWLQKMLETKRQSEAPESKEPAVQAERTATGEASPALADPLAETVGDEEMRPTTLAGHVVLIGYGRVGSIVGENLKSSGTPFVVIEDSEKRIGELKQQGIEAIYGNAASAAVLAYANIAGARSLIIAIPNTFEACSAAEQARATNPSILIVARAHSDAEIDVLKQYGADTVIMGEREIALGMVDQLAQVHHDRPHYEDAKRPDIMTEPSETAPAKE, from the coding sequence ATGCCACACGACACGCCTTTGATTTCAACGATCGTCATGGGCCTCGTACTGGCATTCATCTTCGGCGCCATCGCCAATCGGTTCAAGATGCCGCCGCTCGTCGGTTATCTTCTTGCAGGTGTGCTCGCCGGCCCGCACACACCCGGCTTCGTCGCCGACCAGAGCCTGGCGCCGGAACTCGCCGAAATCGGCGTCATCCTGTTGATGTTCGGCGTAGGTCTGCATTTCTCACTGAAGGATCTTTTGTCGGTACGCGGCATAGCGGTCCCCGGTGCGATCGTTCAGATCGGCTTCGCAACCCTGCTCGGTTGGGGGCTCGGCGCAGCGATGGGCTGGCCGCTCGGCGGCAACCTGGTCTTTGGCCTCGCGCTCTCCGTCGCCTCGACGGTCGTCCTCTTGAAAGCCTTGCAGGAGCGTCGGCTCATCGAGAGCGATCGCGGCAAGATCGCGGTCGGCTGGCTCATCGTCGAAGACTTGGCCATGGTACTGGTTCTCGTTCTCATTCCCGCCGCCGCCAGCATTTCCGGTCATGGCACGCCCGAGCCATTATCGGCCGGCCTCAACCGGATGTTGGGCCTCGATCTCGGCATCACCGGCATCGTCGCCATGACGCTTCTCAAGGTCGCGGCTTTCGTCGGACTGATGCTGGTCTTCGGCCGGCGGATTATTCCCTGGATCCTGCACCTCATCGCCCATACCGGCTCGCGTGAACTTTTCCGCCTCGGCGTCCTCGCCATTGCGCTCGGCGTTGCTTTCGGGGCTGCAAAACTCTTCGGCGTGTCGCTGGCGCTCGGCGCCTTCTTCGCCGGCATGATCCTGTCGGAAAGCGAGCTCAGCCACCGGGCCGCGCAGGAAAGCCTGCCATTGCGCGATGCCTTCGCCGTGCTGTTCTTCGTCTCGGTCGGCATGCTGTTCGATCCGAACATACTGATCGATAATCCGCTGCCGTTGCTGGCGACTGTGTTCATCATCGTCGTCGGCAAATCGGTCGCCGCGTTTTTCATCGTGCTCGCCTTCGGCAAGCCGGTGAGCACGGCACTGACTATTTCCGCCAGCCTGGCACAGATCGGCGAATTCTCCTTCATCCTCGCCGCACTCGGCGTCGAGCTCGGCCTGTTGCCGGCCGAAGGCCGCGACCTGATCCTCGGCGGCGCGATCATCTCGATTATCCTCAACCCGGTTGTCTTCATTGCTTGTGACTGGCTGCAAAAGATGCTGGAAACCAAGCGGCAGAGCGAGGCACCGGAAAGTAAAGAACCTGCTGTGCAAGCGGAGCGGACGGCGACGGGCGAAGCCTCGCCTGCGCTTGCCGATCCACTGGCAGAGACCGTTGGCGATGAGGAGATGCGGCCGACCACACTTGCCGGCCATGTCGTGCTGATCGGCTACGGTCGTGTCGGCAGCATTGTCGGCGAAAATCTCAAATCCTCCGGTACGCCTTTCGTGGTCATCGAGGATTCCGAGAAGCGCATCGGCGAGCTCAAGCAGCAGGGAATCGAGGCGATCTACGGCAATGCGGCCTCCGCGGCGGTTCTGGCATATGCCAATATCGCTGGGGCGCGCAGCCTGATCATCGCCATTCCGAACACCTTCGAGGCGTGCAGTGCGGCCGAACAGGCGCGCGCCACCAATCCGTCGATCCTGATCGTCGCCCGCGCCCATTCCGACGCCGAAATCGACGTGCTCAAACAATATGGCGCCGATACGGTCATCATGGGAGAGCGGGAAATTGCGCTTGGCATGGTTGACCAGCTGGCGCAAGTGCATCATGACAGGCCGCACTATGAAGACGCGAAGCGTCCTGATATCATGACAGAACCGTCGGAAACCGCTCCGGCAAAGGAATGA
- a CDS encoding helix-turn-helix domain-containing protein, producing the protein MTYLAYVDQYGWFLIVNQGVNPMILTPALCRAARGLLDWTQSDIAERAGVSRSTIRDYEGGHHDIHRATEAQLRLAFEEGGVIFAEMPELGWGVYLRPASYHD; encoded by the coding sequence ATGACATATTTGGCGTATGTTGACCAATATGGGTGGTTTTTAATCGTGAATCAAGGCGTCAACCCAATGATTCTCACGCCTGCGCTCTGCCGGGCGGCGCGCGGGTTGCTCGACTGGACGCAGTCGGACATAGCCGAAAGAGCCGGCGTGTCACGAAGCACGATCCGCGACTATGAGGGCGGGCATCATGACATTCATCGGGCGACCGAGGCGCAATTGCGCCTGGCTTTCGAAGAGGGTGGCGTCATCTTCGCGGAAATGCCTGAGCTTGGTTGGGGTGTCTACCTGCGCCCAGCTTCATATCACGATTGA
- a CDS encoding ArnT family glycosyltransferase, translating into MSDTTHSETSQRALSLRLALAIIFGITLWRVVMLYFNRTDLFVDEAQYWFWGQNLDFGYYSKPPVIAWVVRFFNTISGSDATFWIRVSAPLFHLATALMLMRTTRRLITGDVGREIEPWVGVIFVTLPAASLSAVLVSTDTIQILFVTIAIWAFLGLTKRSSVIEALILGVSLGIAFLTKYSVLFLLPGVGVAMLTLRSARIAWRDVIIAAIAGAVVVAPNLWWNLAHDAATVRHTESIAHWNGEGNGAGLVKHLLGALGFVGAQFGVVGPIIFYAMLWAAWRMVRGQSDDREKLLVWLSIPVVALITLQALFAKAYANWAVTAYAAGTILAVWLLYRLTKKGLVISLIIGSVVAFLLPVLTVFAYDIKLPNGNLVMQRYVGRSAISLEIASIATQANTADIVADNRDILADLFYTLKGKPYRIYARNFGGFPKSYYEQNFSLPSNATGQVLYVDDEPFDCTAGRSELIKSWSPDFGNMKGRTLYAYRLSASCIAPKPQS; encoded by the coding sequence ATGTCCGATACGACCCATTCAGAAACAAGCCAGCGGGCACTTTCGCTGCGGCTTGCTCTTGCAATCATCTTCGGCATCACGCTTTGGCGCGTTGTGATGCTGTACTTCAATAGGACGGATCTATTCGTCGACGAGGCGCAATATTGGTTCTGGGGTCAGAACCTCGACTTCGGCTATTATTCCAAACCGCCGGTCATCGCCTGGGTGGTCCGCTTCTTCAACACGATTTCCGGTTCGGACGCGACCTTCTGGATCCGCGTTTCCGCGCCGCTCTTCCATCTTGCCACCGCGCTGATGCTGATGCGTACGACGCGACGACTGATTACGGGTGACGTCGGGCGTGAGATCGAGCCCTGGGTCGGCGTCATCTTCGTCACCCTGCCGGCCGCCTCGCTTTCGGCCGTACTGGTGTCGACCGACACGATCCAGATCCTGTTCGTCACCATTGCGATCTGGGCTTTTCTCGGCCTGACCAAACGTTCCTCTGTTATTGAAGCGCTGATCCTCGGCGTCAGCCTCGGCATCGCCTTCCTGACGAAATATTCCGTATTGTTCCTGCTGCCAGGTGTCGGCGTCGCCATGCTGACATTGCGTTCAGCGCGCATTGCCTGGCGCGACGTGATCATCGCCGCCATCGCCGGCGCCGTCGTCGTCGCCCCGAATCTCTGGTGGAATTTGGCCCATGATGCGGCAACGGTGCGCCATACCGAAAGCATTGCCCATTGGAACGGCGAGGGAAACGGCGCCGGGCTGGTGAAGCATCTGCTCGGTGCGCTAGGTTTTGTCGGGGCGCAATTCGGCGTCGTCGGGCCTATCATTTTCTATGCCATGCTCTGGGCGGCCTGGCGGATGGTTCGCGGGCAAAGCGACGACAGAGAAAAGCTGCTCGTCTGGCTGTCGATCCCGGTCGTGGCGCTGATCACGCTGCAGGCGCTGTTTGCCAAGGCCTATGCCAACTGGGCGGTCACCGCTTATGCCGCCGGCACGATCCTCGCTGTCTGGCTGCTCTACCGCCTGACGAAAAAGGGCTTGGTCATCTCGCTGATCATCGGCTCGGTCGTTGCCTTCCTCTTGCCGGTTTTGACCGTGTTTGCCTATGACATCAAGCTGCCGAATGGCAATCTGGTCATGCAGCGCTATGTCGGCCGCAGCGCAATCAGCCTGGAGATCGCCAGTATCGCTACCCAGGCGAACACGGCGGATATCGTCGCCGATAACCGCGATATTCTCGCCGATCTGTTCTACACGCTGAAGGGCAAGCCCTACCGTATCTATGCACGCAACTTCGGCGGCTTTCCCAAGAGCTACTACGAGCAGAATTTTTCGCTGCCGTCGAACGCCACCGGCCAGGTACTTTATGTCGACGACGAACCGTTCGATTGCACGGCGGGCCGGTCGGAGCTCATCAAGAGCTGGTCGCCGGATTTCGGCAACATGAAAGGCAGGACGCTCTACGCCTACCGTCTTTCGGCAAGCTGCATAGCCCCCAAACCTCAATCGTGA
- a CDS encoding globin-coupled sensor protein, with amino-acid sequence MAQDSPSDQAGRAQAGSLRDRLRFAGLDAEQCEIVRRNRPMLEAHLKAGLRDLFHRLQTFPDAARNFTSESQLERLQDLQSSHWDVLTDARFDSLYAERVKVLSDTESKMGLDPRWHVAGHGVVLEHLLAGIVEEMGGRAILPGAKRRARELSELIAAAVRLVMVDVEIAVSLRFNELRLNHQRVLAEQRSADHAEAAGVFADVIRSLAERDLTVRLPDEGPEAYAELAQTMNAALDDMQHQFAALSASVRAAEAATDSIARDSRFLSQNSTEQSQGLAASAKQLAELADQVRSNAASTRTAERAAASTRVAAEDSGRVVGQAISAMADIENSAEKIGQIIGVIDEIAFQTNLLALNAGIEAARAGDSGRGFAVVAQEVRALAQRSADAAREIKVLVTGTKAQVDAGVQMVGRTQEAIGSIVRQVTDINDAISGIAAATDEQAAGLRTVTTDIGSFGERAAATENLARRSDEGADHLHTVILELGRTIREFRLERERRHAVPRPVTAAQRLPIARRDEGDVAEFDFPLRRAGLGGERNVY; translated from the coding sequence TTGGCGCAGGATTCGCCGTCAGATCAGGCAGGACGGGCGCAGGCGGGCAGCCTTCGCGATCGCTTGCGTTTTGCTGGTCTCGATGCCGAGCAATGCGAAATCGTGCGCCGCAACCGGCCGATGCTCGAAGCGCATCTGAAAGCTGGCCTGCGCGATCTCTTCCACCGTCTCCAGACCTTTCCCGACGCCGCCCGCAATTTTACCAGCGAAAGCCAGCTCGAACGCCTGCAGGACTTGCAATCCTCGCATTGGGACGTGCTGACAGACGCTCGTTTCGACAGTCTGTACGCCGAGCGTGTCAAGGTTCTCTCCGATACCGAAAGCAAGATGGGGCTCGACCCGCGCTGGCACGTTGCCGGCCATGGCGTGGTTCTGGAGCATCTTCTCGCCGGTATCGTCGAGGAGATGGGTGGCCGCGCCATCCTACCCGGCGCCAAACGTCGTGCCCGTGAACTGAGCGAGCTGATCGCCGCTGCGGTTCGCCTCGTCATGGTTGACGTCGAAATCGCCGTATCGTTGCGTTTCAACGAACTGCGCCTCAACCACCAGCGAGTACTCGCCGAACAGCGCAGTGCGGATCACGCCGAGGCGGCCGGTGTTTTTGCCGATGTCATCCGCAGCCTCGCAGAACGCGATCTGACCGTCCGTTTGCCGGACGAGGGCCCGGAGGCCTATGCCGAACTGGCGCAGACGATGAATGCCGCTCTGGACGACATGCAGCATCAATTTGCCGCACTGTCGGCCAGCGTGCGGGCGGCCGAAGCCGCAACCGACTCCATCGCCCGCGATTCCCGCTTCCTCTCCCAGAATTCCACGGAGCAATCTCAGGGGCTTGCCGCGTCGGCAAAGCAGCTTGCCGAACTCGCCGATCAGGTTCGCAGCAATGCGGCGAGCACCCGGACGGCCGAGCGTGCTGCCGCCTCCACCCGCGTTGCAGCCGAAGACAGCGGCCGCGTCGTCGGCCAGGCCATTTCCGCCATGGCCGATATCGAAAACTCGGCGGAAAAGATCGGCCAAATCATCGGTGTCATCGACGAGATTGCCTTTCAGACCAATCTGCTGGCGCTCAACGCCGGTATCGAAGCCGCCCGCGCCGGCGACAGCGGCCGTGGCTTTGCCGTGGTCGCCCAGGAAGTTCGCGCGCTGGCCCAGCGCTCCGCCGATGCCGCCCGCGAGATCAAGGTGCTGGTGACGGGCACCAAGGCGCAGGTCGATGCCGGCGTGCAAATGGTCGGCCGTACGCAGGAAGCGATCGGCAGCATCGTCCGCCAGGTGACCGACATCAACGATGCCATTTCCGGCATTGCCGCCGCCACCGACGAACAGGCCGCCGGCTTACGCACAGTGACGACGGACATCGGCAGCTTCGGTGAACGCGCCGCTGCCACCGAAAACCTCGCCCGTCGCTCGGACGAAGGCGCCGATCATCTTCACACCGTCATCCTCGAACTCGGGCGGACGATCCGTGAATTCCGCCTTGAGCGCGAGCGCCGGCATGCTGTGCCACGCCCGGTGACTGCAGCGCAACGCTTGCCGATCGCCCGGCGTGACGAGGGCGATGTGGCCGAATTCGATTTTCCGCTTCGCAGGGCCGGGCTTGGAGGAGAGCGGAATGTTTACTGA
- a CDS encoding STAS domain-containing protein → MPSRKGEKTISLAAVLDLNEASTLRGKLMGLRGSNVVIDASGVERIGALCVQVIMAAAKTWNEDKLSFTFSKVSDAFQKTMQLIGVDINHLLAKEIRQ, encoded by the coding sequence ATGCCGAGCAGGAAAGGCGAAAAGACAATCAGTCTGGCCGCGGTGTTGGACCTCAACGAGGCCTCAACGCTTCGCGGCAAGTTGATGGGGCTGCGCGGCAGCAATGTCGTGATCGATGCATCAGGCGTCGAGAGGATCGGGGCCTTGTGCGTTCAGGTCATCATGGCCGCCGCCAAGACTTGGAATGAAGACAAGCTGTCGTTCACCTTTTCCAAGGTGTCGGACGCATTTCAAAAAACGATGCAGTTGATCGGAGTCGACATCAATCATCTGCTTGCCAAGGAGATCCGGCAATGA
- the cheY1 gene encoding chemotaxis response regulator CheY1 yields MKKKVLTVDDSRTIRNMLLVTLNNAGFETIQAEDGVEGLEVLEEANPDVIVTDINMPRLDGFGFIEGVRRNDKYRAIPILVLTTESDAEKKNRARQAGATGWIVKPFDPAKLIDAIERVTA; encoded by the coding sequence ATGAAGAAAAAAGTGCTGACCGTGGATGATTCACGGACCATTCGAAACATGCTTCTCGTCACCCTCAACAATGCCGGCTTCGAGACCATTCAGGCCGAAGACGGCGTCGAGGGCCTCGAGGTTTTGGAAGAAGCTAATCCCGACGTCATCGTCACCGACATCAATATGCCGCGCCTTGACGGCTTCGGCTTTATCGAAGGCGTGCGCCGCAACGACAAGTACCGGGCCATCCCGATCTTGGTGCTGACGACCGAAAGCGACGCCGAAAAGAAGAACCGTGCCCGCCAGGCCGGCGCGACGGGCTGGATCGTGAAGCCCTTCGATCCCGCCAAGCTGATCGATGCCATCGAGCGTGTAACCGCTTAA